The following is a genomic window from Bacillus sp. FJAT-52991.
TCGGACAACAGCAGGTAATTCTGTCATTATCACTGAGATCTTTCCTTTCCATTCATTTTCAGACCTGCTTTCTATCATACCTGTCATTTCTCTTTTAGTACAATATGGAACAGAAAAAACTGATTGCAAATAAACAATCAGCCTTCATAATCATATATATATAGCCCTCTTCCTAATTTACGCACGCGTCGATTTTCACGTTCAAGTGCCATCATGAATGTCGTCATATTGGCAATTTTCTTCCCCGTGTTATCTTCAATATGACGCTGCAATTCCACTCCGCGAATAGGAGTATTTTGAGCTTTTAAAATGGAAATAGCCGTGTTTCTCAATTCATCTAGATTTTCACTTCGGCGTCCTCTCTTCCTCTTGTCTGGTAAGCTAGTTATTTGCGCGACAGCCATCATCTCCTGTGGCATCTCCCTATTGGCAGAAGCAACAGCATCTAACTCTTTTAATCGCTGAAAAATCCCCTCACGTTCCCGATTAAATTCACGAATAACTTTAAACTCGGAATCAGCAAGTTGTTCTAGCCTGATTTTCAATGCTGTTCTTTCATCAAACACCTGTACTCCCCCTAAGTAAACATAGAAACTATTTTATATGTATGAAGATATTTGAAGGATTATGATACTATAGTCCTTAAAAACATCCTTCCTTGCCCATAATATTAACAAAAAAATAGTAAAAATACTAGTAAATATTTAAATTTATTAATTTGTGCAACAATTTAAAAAAAGGTTGGATGAAAAGGAATTGCTCCCTTTAAATACAACCTCTTTTCTTCTAATAAGTATGATTAGACGTCTTTAAAATAGTCTTTATAAAAGCCAGAAATGCTTCCCTTATTGTCAACAACAAAATAAAACTCTTCCGTTTCATTCTTAACGTCGTATGTTTGACCAGCAGTTAAACGGTTATTCACCATATATTTTGCCGCATTTGTGTGTACGCACTCTACTTGCTTCACTGTTTCTTTTTTCGTCCATGTAAGATGATTCATAATGTCCTCCTTTGGCAGTTCCACCTATGATTTTTTTCAAAACGAACGGAAGCAGATGG
Proteins encoded in this region:
- a CDS encoding competence protein ComK; the protein is MFDERTALKIRLEQLADSEFKVIREFNREREGIFQRLKELDAVASANREMPQEMMAVAQITSLPDKRKRGRRSENLDELRNTAISILKAQNTPIRGVELQRHIEDNTGKKIANMTTFMMALERENRRVRKLGRGLYIYDYEG
- a CDS encoding DUF6501 family protein, which codes for MNHLTWTKKETVKQVECVHTNAAKYMVNNRLTAGQTYDVKNETEEFYFVVDNKGSISGFYKDYFKDV